DNA from Acidobacteriota bacterium:
TTCATCAATTACCCGGGAAGTTGTATGTGAGAAAGCTTTAGTACCAGTCAGTAGTCAGTAGTTCACTAAGTTTACTTGATTGAATTACTTGACTGCTTTCTAATGCGAGCATTTCATTGCAAAACGGTATAAGTTACTGAGCCAATAGTGAGGAGTGAGTCGTCAATCAATCACAAGGTGAATTGTGCTTTTGAGTCTTGAGTGCTTCATAGTTACAAAACAAAAATTTTTAGATCTCTCAAACCAGAAGAATATGATCTGACTACTACTGACTACTGGCTACTGACTCAGTTTGCTATTCGATTCTAATTTTTCAACGCTTTACAGAAGTTTTAAGGATTGAGCATGTCAAAATCGCTTGTTGTTGTTGAATCACCAGCCAAAGCCAAAACGATTAACAAATATCTTGGCAAAACTTTTACGGTGATGGCATCCAATGGTCATATCAAGGACTTGCCGGATAAAGGGCTTGGCGTTGATGTGGAACACGGATTTGAGCCTACCTATGAGGTCATTCCGGATACGGTCAAACGCAATAATTCCAAGACATTGCGTGAGTTGAAAAAAGCTGCCAAAGAAGCCGAAGTGATCTATCTGGCAGCCGATCCGGACCGCGAAGGGGAGGCGATTTGTCAACATTTGCGCGAGGAACTGGCCGGCGTCCGGTCGAAAAAACCAGTCTATCGCCTGATGTTTAATGAAATTACCCAGGAAGCGATCCAGAAGGCGATTTCGGTGCCGAAACAGATTGATTCGCATCGTGTAGACGCCCAACAGGCACGTCGGGTTTTGGATCGGCTGGTCGGATATCAGGTCAGCCCGATGTTGTGCCGCAAAGTTGGCGGCAAGCTTTCGGCAGGTCGGGTGCAATCGGTGGCCTTGCGGCTGGTGGTGGAACGCGAGCGGGTGATTCAGGCATTTAAACCAACTGAATACTGGACGTTTGCGGCTGAATTAAAGGCAAAACTGCCGCCGAAGTTTACCTCGTCGCTCTATCAAATTTTAGGAAAGACCCTCAAAACCGGTGATTTCGAGAACTTCAAAAAGACCGAAGTTCACATTCAAAATGAAGCCGATGCCCGCGCAATTGAAACCGAACTCAAAACGGTTCCTGAATGGAAAGTGGCATCGGTGACGACCAAAGAGAAAAAGCGATACCCGGTGCCTCCCTTTATCACTTCAAAACTGCAACAGGAAGCCGCTCGCAAGCTTGGTTTTGCGGTCAAGAAAACCATGCAGGTGGCACAGGCACTGTATGAAGGCGTTGATCTTGGCAGCGAAGGCAGCGTTGGGTTGATTACCTATATGCGAACCGATTCGACTCGTGTTTCCGAAGGGGCGATTACGGAGGTGCGCGAGTTTATTCAGGCTCAATTTGGGGCCCATTCGCTGACTCCACAACCGGTGCGCTACAAAACCAAAAAAGATGCCCAGGATGCCCACGAAGCCATTCGTCCAACTTCGGTGTACCGGACTCCAGAAAGCGTGGCGAAGTCGCTTGGAAAAGATGAGTTAGCACTTTATAAGCTCATTTGGAAGCGGTTTGTTGCCTCGCAAATGATGCCGGCGGTGTTTGATGCCACGACGATTGATATTCAGGCGGGTGCCAAATATTTGTTCCGGGCCACCGGGTCGGTACTGCGCACACCAGGCTTTCTCGCGGTCTATGAAGAAGGAAAAGACGAGCGGGATACGGAAGATGAAGAACTCGCCCTCAAACTTCCCAAGGTTGAAGTCGGCGAAATTCTGAAGTGCCTGGGCGTGGCAGCCAATCAAAGTTTTACCAAACCGCTTCCCCGGTTTACTGAAGCCACGCTGGTGAAAGCGCTTGAAGAAGAAGGGATTGGCCGGCCATCAACCTATGCGCAAATTTTATCGGTGATTCTGAGCCGGGCCTATGTTGAAAAAACAGAAGGCCGCTTTCGTCCAACTGAACTGGGGATGGTCGTCAATGATGTGCTGGTCGAAAATTTCACTGACCTGTTTAACATCAATTACACCGCTGTCATGGAAGCTCAACTGGATGCCATCGAAGAAGGAAGTTTGAACTGGCGGGAAGCACTCAAATCCTTTTATGAGAAGTTCAGAGTTGAGCTGAAATCAGCCGAAAGCAACATCAATCGAGCCAAGGCGGGTGTCCCAACCGACGAAAAATGCCTCAAATGTGAATCCCCGATGGTGCTCAAGCTTGGACGGTTTGGAAAGTTTCTGTCCTGTACCAACCCGGAATGTAAAACCACCCGCGACCTGGAAGCGCCAGCCACTGAATCCGCCGAACCAGTGGAAAACCCGTATGCCAATGAGACCTGCGACACATGCGGAAAGCCAATGGCGCTCAAAAAAGGCCGCTGGGGTGAATTTTTAGCCTGTACCGGGTATCCAGAGTGCAAAACCACTCGCCAGATTCGCAAATCGGGTGTGGTTCGCAAACCAGATGTGTTGCTCGAAGAACTATGTCCGCAATGTGGCAAGCAACTTGCACGAAAACAGGGCCGGTTTGGCGAGTTTGTCTCCTGTTCAGCCTATCCAAAATGCAAATACATCAAGCGTGACACTCTGATTGCCTGTCCGCGAAAAGGCTGCAAGGGCGAAATTGCTGTCAAGAAATCCAAGCGAGGGAAAGCGTTTTACGGATGTACCGAATATCCCAAGTGTGAAATTGTGTACTGGGATCGGCCAATTCCGACGCCTTGTCCAAAGTGTAAAGCCGTGTTCCTGCTTGAAAAAACAACCAAAAAAGAAGGGACGATTATGTATTGCGCTGATAAGGAAGGGTGTGGATATGTGGCACCAGCCACGGCTGGGGCTGATTCATCCGGGACTGAGCCCTCCTTGCAAGTGGCAACCTAACCTGAGAATTTAGTCAGTTGTTGATAAGTCAGTCGTCAGTAAGTACCTTGTCATAAGTTTTCTGAGATATTGGATTTGGTAAGTGTTTGATTTTTTTCGTGTATTTCGTGTGTTTCGTGGTTCAAAATGTCTGGAAATTTTCGGTAAGGTACTTAGTTGATGAGTCAATTGTCAGTAGACAAAACCAGATTATTTCAGCCTCCAAAGTTCTTGAAAAGAATTGTTTATAAGTAACTCAAATAAAATCAAATACACTTGACACGAGTTCCCAAATCCCAACACTCGACTACTGACTACTGACTACTGACTACTGACTACTGACTACTGACTACTGACTACTGACTACTGACTACACCCAAACTCTAATGACCACATCACGTTACGTCACCATTGACCCGATTGCCGATAGGATTGCCTGTCTGGTGATTGACTCTGAACCCAGAGAGCATGGACTGACGCTGAAAGTCTTCAGTGAGCTTGAGGCTGCCGTGACTGAACTGCAGTCTGAATCCTGGAAAGCGGTCATTATCACCGGGAAGGGAACCGACGTGTTTGTACCGGGCCTTGATTTTGCTGAACTGGCACAGCTTGGTCCCGTGGAAGCTCGATGCTTTGCCCGGCGGGGTCAACAGGTATTTGAGCAGCTTGAAACACTGGGTGTCCCGGTTATTGCTGCCGTAAACGGTGTGGCTTTGGGTGCCGGGTGTGAACTGGCCCTGGCCTGCACGGTGCGCATTGCTTCCACCATGGCCCGATTTGGGCATCCGGAAATCGCCCAGGGGAGGTTCCCCGCTTTTGGTGCGACCCAGCGTCTGCCTCGACTGATTGGCCATGGGCGAGCAGTGGAACTTCTCTTAACTGGGGAAACCATCCCGGCTCCTGAAGCCTATCGCATTGGATTGGTCAACCGGGTTCATGAGCCAGCCCGGTTGCTCACCGCTGCCAGAGTTTTGGCCCAACGTCTGACACGTGGTCCCGGTGCCAACATTCGGTACTGCCTGGATGCGATTTCCCACGGTGCGGAGATGCCACTACACGATGGCTTCAAGCTGGAAGCCAATCTCTTCGGACTGTGTGCCCTGCCGAATATATCCTCAGATGGTGATTGACAGGTGACAACCGTCACGTTCAATGTTGGAAAAACAATCTCCTGTCCTCATACCACAACTCTTTAATCTTGTAGAAATGAACCGTTTATGAAAATTCTTGTACTTGGCGGCGGCGGACGCGAAGCAGCGATTGTTTGGAAACTGTTGCAGAGTCCACGTGTTTCACAAGTGTTTTGTGTGCCTGGAAACGCAGGAATTGCCCAGCATGCCAAATGTATCGAGGCTGATTTGAAGCGACCTGAGAAGCTGGCCCTGTTGGCTCAGGAATTAAAGGTTGATCTGACGATTTGCGGTCCGGAGTTGCCGCTGGTCTATGGAGCGGCGGATATGTTTGCCCGCTATAACCTGCCCTTTGTGGGGCCTTCACGGATGGCGGCTCAACTGGAAGGAAGCAAGATCTTTTCCAAGGAATTTATGTCGCGTCATCATATCCCGACTGCCATGTTTTCGGTTTGCGAGTCGGTTGAAGCTGCGGAAGACATTCTAAGCAATAATTTTCATGGATTCCCAATTGTGGTCAAAGCTGACGGTCTGGCGGCTGGAAAAGGAGTGGTGATTGCCCAGGATCTGGCTGAAGCCCGAGCCGCCGTCCATATGATGATGGTTGATAAAAAACTGGGTGAGGCTGGGGCAAAAATTGTACTCGAAGAGTGCCTGGTTGGCCGCGAGACCTCGTTTTTGGTGTTTACTGATGGTCGGACAATCCGGCCTCTGCCGCCAGCCCAGGATTATAAGCGAGCATACAACGGCGATGCGGGCCCAAACACAGGCGGTATGGGAGCTTTTTCCGCGCCAGGGTTGCTGGATGAATACCTGCAAGGCAAGTTGATGCGAAAAATTGCCGAGCCCACCCTGGCGGCACTTCAAGCTGAAGGCATTCTTTATAAAGGTGTTCTCTATATCGGACTGATGTTGACCGAAGCCGGGCCGCGCGTCCTGGAATACAATGTGCGGTTGGGAGACCCGGAAACTCAGGTTTTATTGCCGCGCTTAAAAACAGACCTGGTGGATGTGTGTGAAGCGATTGTCAACAGCACGCTTGATCGTGTTGATCTGCAATGGTCAGACGATTCAGTGGTGACGGTGGTGATGGCTTCAGGCGGGTACCCAAGCACCTACACCCCTGGGCAACCAATCTCTGGGTTAAAAGAAGCCGATGCCGTCCCTGGTGTTCATCTGTTTCATGCCGGCACCACCCGCGATGACACCACCGGGAAATACCTCACTGCCGGGGGGCGGGTTCTCAATGTGACAGCCGTTGGAAGTGATTTAACCGAAGCCCATACTCGGGCCTACACTGCGGTTTCAAAAATCCAATTTAATGGTCAACAGTTCCGCACTGATATTGCCATTTAATGATGAAGCGGAAGACCGAGGGCCTGGGGCTTGGGGCTGAAAAAAACAGGGCTCAGGGCTTGGGGCTCAGGGCTGAAGATTATCGGGCTGAAGACTTGGTTTTATTTCATCCCTCAGCCTTCAGCTCTCATCCCTTCCTTTGCCCCGAGCTTGCGAGTCTTGAGCCCCAAGCTCCAAGCCCCAAACTGGGCTGAAGAAATTTGACCGATTCGAAAGTGTTGATTTCTAACCACTAACCACTAACCACTAACCACTAAATGGTTTCTTCATTCTCAATTCTCAACGCTTCACTCTTCATTCTTCGGTGTGTCACTTGCAAGTTCGTTCTTCCGAATTTATGCTGGTGTGCACTCGTTTCAGTCCCAGGTTCAGCTTAATTCCGCTTCCAGGTTTAACCTCCTCAATTTCTTCGAATCAACTTTTTTCCGGGGATATTGCCAGCTTCGTGAAAGGGAATTTTTGAGATCACCGTGAAATATCTAACACGCACTCAAAAACTCGACATTCGCCAGATTGGGTTGCACCGTGCACTCTTTCCCTGTGTTGTATTTTTGCGAGGAGATAAATTAGGGCTGGCGATGCGGCTGGAAAAAACGATGACGGTCATTGGACGTGGATCGGACGTGGCCATTCAGCTTGACGGAGACGATGAAGCTTCACGATCACATGCCCAAATTCGCAGTATTGAAGACCCATCCGGGCAACGTCAGTTCTGGCTGATGGACCTTGGGAGCACCAATGGCACGATTTTGAACGGGGTTTTGCTCGAACGGCACAAAGAAGTATTACTCAATGATGGCGATAAATTCTCGATAGGGCGGCATATTCTCAAATTTGCCATGCTCGATGATTTAGATGAGGAATATCACCGCCGGATTCATGAACTGATCATGCACGATGATCTGACTGGATTACTGACGCGCAAAAGTTTTTGTATTGAACTCGACCGTGAATTAGCCCGCTCCATGCGCCACAATCACGAGTTTTGCGTGTTGATGCTCGATATTGATTTTTTTAAGAAGGTCAATGATTCCTATGGGCATCTGGTGGGGAGTCAGGTGCTGGCTGAAGTCAGTCTGGTCATTCGCCAAACGTTGCGTGACTCGGACGTGGCTGGCCGGTATGGCGGTGAAGAATTTATCGCGCTACTCCCTGAAACGAATAAGATTCGAGGATTGGAGGCCGCTGAAAGAATTCGGCAACTGATTGAACGGCAACCCTTTACCGGTTCAGTTCATGATTCGAGCGTCAAGTCTCATATCACCATCAGTATTGGGGTGGCCAGCTACCCCGCGGATGGTTCGACGCCGACCATGCTGATTGACAACGCCGATATTGCTCTCTATCACGCCAAGCAAACTGGCCGAAATCGAATTTGTGGGTATTCATCAAATTTGGTGCATACGCCATAGTCAGATCAGACAAACAGGGTTGTGGTTGGCGTGCCCCGGATTGGGGTGGTCCTCAAAATCAGTGCCTACGTTCTCCTTCCCCTGGCCTCTGCCCCTTACAAAATCCAATCACCTGCCACCATTGTCTCGACAATCAGAAAAAGAAACTTTACCCTTTGATCGGCGTTCGACCCTTACATTGGCAAATGAAGAATGAGGAATGAAGGAGGGTGAAGTGACTAAATATCTGCAAGTGAGATAGATAGCCTCTTCATAATTCATAATTCATAATTCATAATTCATAATTCATAATTCATCGAACTTCATTTCAACCAGACACGGGGGACTTCAAGGCGTTGAAGTCAGTTGGTTCAAACCCCTGGTGTCAAACACTTCTGAAAGACTTGTGAAATCAAATAGCGTATCCCATTCCCCACTCTTTGAAGGAGTGGCTATCAATCTTTCTCGAAACCCATTCCGGAACCGCCGCCTGTTTTGGCTTGGCTGGCTGGTCGGGGTCGCACTGCTCCTGGTAATTGCGGCCCAGGAATGGCGTTCTTACCGACAGACACAGGCTGTTCTGACGGAGCGTCACACACAAAGCCTCACCAAAACACAGGAATTTGAAAACTTAAAAAAAGTGAATGCTCAAACACTGGGTGTGACACTTACCCCCCAACAGCAACAAACCATGCGCTCAGTTTTGTTTCTAACGAAACAGCGTGGTTTTTCGTGGTCCCGGTTGTTTACCCAACTTGAGCGTGAAACACCTCCTGAGGTTCGCATTATCGAGGTCAAGTTTGACCGGAAAGGTGATTCCGCCAAATCCAAAACTCACCCGGTAACCGTGCCCGTGGGGTTGACTGTAAGATCGAGAAAGCCGGAAGACTTGACCAAATATTTATATGACATCAACCAGCGCGGTGTCTTTTTCTTTGAACCTCAAAGCCAGGGACCGGCTGAAAAGAACGACCGTGGCGGAACACTCAATGAGACGGAATTGATTTTGGCAGGCACCTATAATCCAAATGCCGAGCATTTGAGTGCCCCGGCACACAAGCCCCAGACACCCGCCAATGCGACACTCACCACTCGCCCGGCGACCAATTCCAGAACAAATCCACGAACACGAGGAAAAGGGTTGTAAGCGCCATGCAAAAATTGTGGAAGAATTTATTTGTTAAAAGCCGGCTCGGAGTGGCGCAAACGTCTTACCTGCGACTGCAGGAAGTTCTTGGAATTCTCGTGGCCCTGGTCATTGGAGGTGGCGTGATGTACTTTCATTCCAACTACTTAGGACCACTTTACAGTCAGGTGACCGAAGCTGACCGAAAACTGGCGACTTTGGGCTCGGATGTTGATCGCCTCAAGACCGAGGTGAGGCGTAAAAAGGTTGATACTCAACAGTTTGAGACCGCGATGGAAAAGCTCAAGGATTTTGAAGTGAGCTATCTGTCAGATCAACAAGGTGGTCAAGTCAAACTCATCAACGAAATCAATGAGTTGGCAGGCAAGAATCAGGTTCGCCTGGCGGATGGCATGGAGTTTGAACCGGCACAATTTGAACTGCCACCAGTTGAAGGGCAAAAAACACAACGGCTGACCGCCACCGATCAAGACAAGGAACAACTCAATTACCCTGGAATTGTGGTCAAGTTTGAGGCGGTTGGTCCTTATTATAATATTCGTCGCTTTATTAAGGCCGTCGAAGGCAGTAAGCAGTTTATGCTGATTGAATTGGGCGAATTGACCTCGGAAAATGTGAAAGATGGTGGCGGCGGGGCTGATGTCGTCCAGGTTAGTTTTCAAATCACCGCTTTTTTCCAGCGTGGGTGAAAGATCGTTGAAATAGAGGTTGTTTTATTATGGCAAATATTCGATTGACTTCTCAGACCAAAGCGATGTTGGGCGGAGCGCTCTTTCTCGTTTCGCTGGGTGTCTTTCTCTATAGTGTGGTCGGAGTCGGCCAGTCAGCATCCACCCCAACTGCTCAGGCCAAAAAATATCCGGATCGGATTCCGGCCAAAGATTTGGAATCAGGAAAGGGAAAGAGTGGTGCCAAGTCGGTCAATCCAGCCGCTTCACCAAGTGGCATTCTGGCGAGCGGGAGTTTGATTGAGAGTCTGGCAAGTCTGGATTTGCCGCAATTCTCCAAATCCGACACGCTTCCCCAGGAGATGCGCAACTTATGGGTCTACCCGCCGCCGCCGCCGCCGCCACAAGAGCCACCACCACCACCACCCACCATCACCCTTCACACGGCATCACCAACGTCAGTATTTGCCGGCACCGATCAGCCCGTGGAACTGGTTGTGCGTGGAACGCCGTTTCGCGAAGGGCTGCAGATTTACTTTAGGGGCAGCCCGCTTCAAACCCACTATAACCCGAGCGGGGAACTGACTGCCCGCCTGTCACCTGGTATTTTTGCCCAACCTGGGTCAGTCACGATTGAGGTCAAAGATCCGATGAATGCGGAAGACTTTTCAACCTCCTTGCCTTTTCAAATTCAAGCGCCGCCAAAACCCTCAGTTCAAAGCTATATCGGATGGACCCGAGGAAAGAGCCAGCAGACCGGAGAGGCAATTGTCCTGGGCCCGAACGAAAGTGGCAATAGCTGGTATGTCTTGAGGATAAATGATGGAATTGACAACCGGTTCCGGGTGGTTGAAATCACGGATCGGTCCATTAAACTCCAGGATACCCAGCTCAGCGGTGTCTATCATACCTATCAGCTCACCACGGATTCGAGCAATACTGCGTCATTTGGTTCTTCCCAACCGTCTTCAAATCGGGGTGGGGGAGGAGGGGCTTCCAGTGCCTATTCGCAGTATGGACAACCCAGTGGCAGTGCTGGGGTCAGTATGGTCGGATCAGTTGATCCCAATGCGCCGGTTCAGAAAGCGGATGGACAGGAAGTTGGGTCTGGACTCACTGATGCAAACGGAAACCCACTCTCCCAGGAGCAAGTTAAGCAGATGAGCCGCGAAGAGTTACGCGCCCAACGACAGCAACTGATCAAGCGTCCGATACCCTTTGGAAAAACTGCCCGAGGGAGGCAGTGACCTATGCCCATCAACCGCATTCGTCATATTCGAGCCGGGTCCACTCGCTTCCGGACAAAAGAGCAGGGATATAGTCTTCTGGCCCTGGTCATTGCGCTGGCCGTTTTTTCCATTTACCTCACGATGTCGGTGACGAATTTTCAAGCCGAACGTCAGCAGGAGCAGGAACTGGAACTCATCCAGCGCGGTAACTCGATTGCCGAAGCCATTGCCCGGTATAACAACTCAGGGCGGCTTGGCCAGTTAAATCCTGGTGGGCTGTTTGTGACCAAATTGGAAGATTTGGCCAAAGGTGTTGATATCAATGGGCGGTTGGTCCATTTTCTACGCCCTTCGGCTTTGCGGGATCCCATGGCCAATGGCCGTGAATGGCGGGCGCTTCGGGTTGGTGATCCACTCTTAAACCGGTATTTGCAGGAGTGGGCTGCTTATTATCGTCAACGAATTCCGGATAACTATCGGGTTTTGGTCAATCCCATTGATTTCAAAGATGAAGATGATGAGGATGACGAGGATGACGAGGATGAAGCCGTTGATCCAGATGATGAAGATGACGATGAGGATGATGAAGACGAAGATGAACCCACTTCATCAGACAATGGCACTTCATCTTTTGGGCAATCGCCGGATGGAAAGGACCAGTCAGCTTTTGGGATTGATCAAGACCGATTGCCGATAGTCGGTGTGGTCAGTACCAGTCGAAAGCAAGCCTTTCAACGCCAAAATGGCCGCGATAAACGCTATGACGAGTTTGTGTTTATTTATCTCCCAGCCCCGCAGATCGTTCGTGAGGTTCCGGCCCTTCAAGACGAAACCAGTGATCAGCCATCATCCCAATCCCCCCAGAACCAACGGTGACAAGGTGATAAAGTGACAAGGTGACATCTGACCAAATGACAAGGTAACAAGGTGACATCTGACACAGTGACAGAGACTTTTTAGTTTTTTGTGTAAATGGCTAGACTGGATTTTTAGCTCGTTTTTAAGCTTAGATAAACTGTTTATATTCAATATTTAGTGGCTAAAGAAAGAGCCAGTCACCTGGTTTTTCCAGGTTGAATTGACTGGTTACAGAAAAATTCTTTCTGTAAATTTTTCCGTGATGGATTCGATGAATTGGAAACTCATGGTTTCAACCTGCGAAGCAGGTGGGAGAAAGTAGCCCCCGGTGCAACCGGGGGATTCGGTCGGTCGGTCCTCCCAGCCTGCGAAGCAGGTGGCAGAGCGTGCCCGAGGAAGTTCATGGCAATCAAGGGGTTACCGGTGACGGCACGGACCTTGAGTGCATTCGTTTCTCTCTGTCACCTGCTTCGCAGGTTGGGAGGTGGCGGCATTTGATTCCCCCGGTTGCACCGGGGGCTACTTTCTGTTACCTGCTTCGCAGGCTGAAACTGAATTTCCAGTTTGTTCCAAAAAACCCATCACGGAAAAATTTACAGAAGGGAAAAATTTGGACAGTCCTCAGTGACAGAATGATCTATTGTCACCTTGTCACCCAGTCACCTTGTCACCCAGTCACCCAGTCAATTTGTCACCCGGTCATCTTGTCAATTTGTCATCTTGTCGTTTCGTCATCTGAAAAGCCTGTGCTAAACTGCCCACCTTAACGCTTCACAACTCCACAAACCGTGGAAATTCTGAGTTTACACAATACAAACCATTGCATCGGTGGGGATTGCCTCCACGACGAGCAATTTAAAGAAGGGTTTTCAACATCACTGAAAAGCCGAGTGGGCCGGAGTGTGATTGATGAAGGAGTGTCCAACCTGTCGCAGTTGCTATGAGGATAATGTTCTCAAATGCCCCAAAGACCAGTCGGATTTAGCATTCAGTATGCCGGGAACGACCCTGATCGACGGGAAATATCGTATCCTTTCATGCCTGGGGCGCGGAGGGATGGGGACCGTCTATCGGGCGGAGCACGTGCATCTCGGGCGTCAATTTGCCATCAAAACGGTCTTACCTGATTTTGCAAGTCGTGATCCAACAGCGATTGAGCGGTTTCGACAGGAAGCGCGCGCCTCGGCGGCAATTCATCATCTCAATGTGATTGGGGTAACGGATTTTGGAGTGACTGACCAGCGGGTGTTTTACCTGGTGATGGAGTACGTCGAAGGGCGTGGCCTGCATGACATTATCAATAATGAAGGTCCACTCTCGCCAGAGCGGGCACTCAAAATCATGAAACAGGTATGTAGCGGGGTCAGTGCCGCCCATGCCTTGAACCTGATTCACCGTGACCTGAAACCCTCCAACATCATGATCAGCCGACCTAAACAGTCTGCCGTCAGTTTGGAGGATATGGGATTGGTTCTTGGGGAGGATTTATTTGCTCCGGCCCCAACCAGTGGAAGCCAGAGCGGCAGTCAATCAGGCCCCAGCGATGAACCCGTGGTGAAGGTGCTTGATTTCGGGCTGGCCAAAATTCTCAATAGCGAAGTGTTAGGCGATGGGCCGGCGACACTGGGGACTGGGGTGATGGGAACCCCCCACTATATGTCGCCTGAGCAGTGCAATGGGAAAGCCGTTGATCCCCGATCAGACGTCTATAGTCTTGGGGTCGTGCTTTTCCAAATGTTAACCAAGGAAGTTCCCTTCAAGGGAGACTCATTTGGCGCCATCGTTTCCGGTCACCTGTTAAAGAACCCTCCCAGTCTGCGGGCACTCAACCCAGTGATCTCCGAAGCCCTGGAAATGGTTGTGTTGCGTGCCATGTCCAAAGACCCGGCCAATCGCCAACAATCAGTGGCTGCCCTGGCTTCAGAACTCGAAGCCGCAGTGCTCAACACCGGCCAGCCAGCCGCCAATCAGGGTGCCGTCTTGATGATAAGCACCCAGCCGGGAAATTGTGAGGTGTACGTCAATAATGATTTTCGCGGAAAGACCGGCCCCACTGGGAAACTGGCCATTCGACTGGAACCCGGTGAATACCGGCTCCGGTTTAGTTGTCCAGGGTGGTTTGATAACTCACGAACTTTAAATATGGGGGCTTCGGATCAGCAAATTGAAATCGCCCTCATGCACAAAACCGCCACGGATGCCCCACGTCAAATGTCTCCGATTACCACGCCTGTCCCGAGCAGCACTGCTCGGGTCCAGCGAGCCCCAGCGACCGGCGGTTATGCCACACCCACCCGCGGTGTGCCGGCTCCCTCAAATGAGCCTCAGCCAAAACTGCTTCAAAACCGATACGATACACTTCCACTTGACCTATTTATGGCGACGCTCTGTGCCATTTTGGTCATTGGCATCTATTTTGCCCTGGAGCCATCACCGGATCCCTTCTCGCTTCAGGTTGGCGGAGACTATCCAATGGTTCCACTCTTGACGACCTACGGAGGCATTGGTGCTACGTTAGCCGCGCTTATTGCCATGCTCATGGCTGATTATCAATATACCTATCAGCCAACACCCGTTTTGGCCTGGGTTTTTGGTGTGTCACGGATTGTGTTTGCGATTGCCGTTGTCCTGATGATGGTCATGGCGTTTGCTGGTGCCTCGCTGAATAAGTGGCCCTGGCCATCACTGGCATGGTTTGCTTCCCGCATTGTTTTAATCACTCTCTTTGGGGCACTCTATGCCCGGGTGTTGAAACGTCACCGGGCAGCGATTCTATAACCTGGGTGTCAGGTAATTGATA
Protein-coding regions in this window:
- a CDS encoding GGDEF domain-containing protein encodes the protein MKYLTRTQKLDIRQIGLHRALFPCVVFLRGDKLGLAMRLEKTMTVIGRGSDVAIQLDGDDEASRSHAQIRSIEDPSGQRQFWLMDLGSTNGTILNGVLLERHKEVLLNDGDKFSIGRHILKFAMLDDLDEEYHRRIHELIMHDDLTGLLTRKSFCIELDRELARSMRHNHEFCVLMLDIDFFKKVNDSYGHLVGSQVLAEVSLVIRQTLRDSDVAGRYGGEEFIALLPETNKIRGLEAAERIRQLIERQPFTGSVHDSSVKSHITISIGVASYPADGSTPTMLIDNADIALYHAKQTGRNRICGYSSNLVHTP
- a CDS encoding type II secretion system protein; the protein is MPINRIRHIRAGSTRFRTKEQGYSLLALVIALAVFSIYLTMSVTNFQAERQQEQELELIQRGNSIAEAIARYNNSGRLGQLNPGGLFVTKLEDLAKGVDINGRLVHFLRPSALRDPMANGREWRALRVGDPLLNRYLQEWAAYYRQRIPDNYRVLVNPIDFKDEDDEDDEDDEDEAVDPDDEDDDEDDEDEDEPTSSDNGTSSFGQSPDGKDQSAFGIDQDRLPIVGVVSTSRKQAFQRQNGRDKRYDEFVFIYLPAPQIVREVPALQDETSDQPSSQSPQNQR
- the purD gene encoding phosphoribosylamine--glycine ligase, which codes for MKILVLGGGGREAAIVWKLLQSPRVSQVFCVPGNAGIAQHAKCIEADLKRPEKLALLAQELKVDLTICGPELPLVYGAADMFARYNLPFVGPSRMAAQLEGSKIFSKEFMSRHHIPTAMFSVCESVEAAEDILSNNFHGFPIVVKADGLAAGKGVVIAQDLAEARAAVHMMMVDKKLGEAGAKIVLEECLVGRETSFLVFTDGRTIRPLPPAQDYKRAYNGDAGPNTGGMGAFSAPGLLDEYLQGKLMRKIAEPTLAALQAEGILYKGVLYIGLMLTEAGPRVLEYNVRLGDPETQVLLPRLKTDLVDVCEAIVNSTLDRVDLQWSDDSVVTVVMASGGYPSTYTPGQPISGLKEADAVPGVHLFHAGTTRDDTTGKYLTAGGRVLNVTAVGSDLTEAHTRAYTAVSKIQFNGQQFRTDIAI
- a CDS encoding enoyl-CoA hydratase/isomerase family protein; translation: MTTSRYVTIDPIADRIACLVIDSEPREHGLTLKVFSELEAAVTELQSESWKAVIITGKGTDVFVPGLDFAELAQLGPVEARCFARRGQQVFEQLETLGVPVIAAVNGVALGAGCELALACTVRIASTMARFGHPEIAQGRFPAFGATQRLPRLIGHGRAVELLLTGETIPAPEAYRIGLVNRVHEPARLLTAARVLAQRLTRGPGANIRYCLDAISHGAEMPLHDGFKLEANLFGLCALPNISSDGD
- the topA gene encoding type I DNA topoisomerase, yielding MSKSLVVVESPAKAKTINKYLGKTFTVMASNGHIKDLPDKGLGVDVEHGFEPTYEVIPDTVKRNNSKTLRELKKAAKEAEVIYLAADPDREGEAICQHLREELAGVRSKKPVYRLMFNEITQEAIQKAISVPKQIDSHRVDAQQARRVLDRLVGYQVSPMLCRKVGGKLSAGRVQSVALRLVVERERVIQAFKPTEYWTFAAELKAKLPPKFTSSLYQILGKTLKTGDFENFKKTEVHIQNEADARAIETELKTVPEWKVASVTTKEKKRYPVPPFITSKLQQEAARKLGFAVKKTMQVAQALYEGVDLGSEGSVGLITYMRTDSTRVSEGAITEVREFIQAQFGAHSLTPQPVRYKTKKDAQDAHEAIRPTSVYRTPESVAKSLGKDELALYKLIWKRFVASQMMPAVFDATTIDIQAGAKYLFRATGSVLRTPGFLAVYEEGKDERDTEDEELALKLPKVEVGEILKCLGVAANQSFTKPLPRFTEATLVKALEEEGIGRPSTYAQILSVILSRAYVEKTEGRFRPTELGMVVNDVLVENFTDLFNINYTAVMEAQLDAIEEGSLNWREALKSFYEKFRVELKSAESNINRAKAGVPTDEKCLKCESPMVLKLGRFGKFLSCTNPECKTTRDLEAPATESAEPVENPYANETCDTCGKPMALKKGRWGEFLACTGYPECKTTRQIRKSGVVRKPDVLLEELCPQCGKQLARKQGRFGEFVSCSAYPKCKYIKRDTLIACPRKGCKGEIAVKKSKRGKAFYGCTEYPKCEIVYWDRPIPTPCPKCKAVFLLEKTTKKEGTIMYCADKEGCGYVAPATAGADSSGTEPSLQVAT